The sequence below is a genomic window from Selenomonas ruminantium subsp. lactilytica TAM6421.
AGGTGTCAAAGAGGTTGACACATTCTTCCGTCATGGTCAGATGCTGGGGCGTGGCCTCCGCCGTTACCTTGACGCCCCGCTTCTTGGCCTGACGCACGATATCCACCGCCCGGGCGGAACTGATATGAGCGATATGGACTTTGGAACCGGCGTACTCAGCCAGCATGATGTCCCGGGCCACAGCGATGTCCTCGGCAACCGTTGGGCGGCCCTTGAGCCCCAGCATGGCGCTGCGATGACCTTCGTTCATCACGCCGTCTTCAATCAGCGTGGGTTCCTCCTCGTGGTTGATGATGACCTTGTCAAAAGTATGGAGGTAATCGAAGGCATTGAGCATGACCTTGGCGCTGGGATCGAAGTGACCATCATCGGAGAAGGCCACGGCGCCGGCCTCAATCATATCCCCCATCTCCGCCAGTTCCTTGCCTTCCTGATTCTTCGTAACGGCGCCGATGATTTCCACTTTGACGACGCCCACTTCCTGAGCACGCATTCTGAGGCTGCGTACCAAAGCTGCCGAATCCACAGCCGGTTTGGTGTTGGGCATGGTGCAGATGGTGGTGAAACCGCCCGCTGCTGCTGCCTGAGTACCGGAAGCGAAATCTTCCTTGGCTTCCTGGCCCGGCTCCCGCAGATGAACATGCAGGTCGATAAGGCCCGGAGTCACTACCTTGCCCGTGACATCGATTACCTCATCAGCCTGATCCGCAATGCTTGCGGCAATCTTGGCAACCTTGCCATCTTCCACCAGCACATCAGCGATTGCATCGAATTTATTTTCCGGATTGATTACGCGTCCGCCTTTGAGCAAAATTTTCATGCCTGTTTTCCTCCCGTCAGCACCAAGGTAAAGAGCGCCATGCGCACGGCTACGCCGTTCTGTACTTCTTCCTGAATGGCCGAATTCTGGCCGTAAGCCGTGAAGGGCGAGATTTCCCAGCCCTTGTTCATGGGGCCCGGATGCAGGATCAGTACATCATCCTTGGCCAATTTCAGGCGCGTGTCGTTGAGGCCGAAGATGCGGGCATATTCTCTGGTCGTCGGGAACAGACCGCCCTTCATGCGCTCCAGCTGGATGCGCAGCACTTCGATGACATCAGCATTGGCGATGGCGTCTTCAATGCGCTCATGCACCACGATGCCCGGTTCTTCATAGAGGAAGCGGGGCAACAGTGTCTTGGGCCCGGCGATATGCACTTCCATGCCCATCTTACGCATGCCGTAGATATCGGAACGGGCCACACGGCTGTGGAGCACGTCGCCGATAATAGCTACCTTCAGTCCCTCCAGATGACCCTTATGTTCCTGGATCGTGAAGAGGTTCAGGAGACCCTGGGACGGATGAGCATGAGCGCCGTCACCGGCGTTGAGGATTACGGGGCTGACTACGCGGGAAGCGTATTCAGCTGCGCCCTCTGCCTTATGGCGCATAACGATGGCATCTACCCCCATGGCCTCGATGGTGTAGAGGGTATCTCTGAGGCTTTCGCCTTTGACAATGCTGCTGGAACCTGCCGTGATGTTGACCACATCAGCCCCGAGGTATTTGCCCGCCAGCTCGAAGGAAGTACGGGTACGGGTGCTGGGTTCGTAGAACAGGGTGACAATGGATTTGCCGCGCAGGGTGGGAACCTTCTTGATATCCCGATGAATGATGTTCTTCATTTCCTTGGCGGTTTCGAGCACCAAGCGAATTTCTTCCGGGCTGAAATCTTCCAGGCCCAAAACATTCTTTCCCCGCAGGGATACATTGTTTTTCTCCAAGTCATTCACTCCTTAACAGGTTGACATAAATAATTATACATTAAAGTTGCATAAACTTTCAAGGGAGAAATCCATTGTCTTTGCAAAATTGCCCGCATATCGATAATCAAGTATCAAAAAAGGGAGCTTCCTA
It includes:
- a CDS encoding aspartate carbamoyltransferase catalytic subunit yields the protein MEKNNVSLRGKNVLGLEDFSPEEIRLVLETAKEMKNIIHRDIKKVPTLRGKSIVTLFYEPSTRTRTSFELAGKYLGADVVNITAGSSSIVKGESLRDTLYTIEAMGVDAIVMRHKAEGAAEYASRVVSPVILNAGDGAHAHPSQGLLNLFTIQEHKGHLEGLKVAIIGDVLHSRVARSDIYGMRKMGMEVHIAGPKTLLPRFLYEEPGIVVHERIEDAIANADVIEVLRIQLERMKGGLFPTTREYARIFGLNDTRLKLAKDDVLILHPGPMNKGWEISPFTAYGQNSAIQEEVQNGVAVRMALFTLVLTGGKQA
- a CDS encoding dihydroorotase, encoding MKILLKGGRVINPENKFDAIADVLVEDGKVAKIAASIADQADEVIDVTGKVVTPGLIDLHVHLREPGQEAKEDFASGTQAAAAGGFTTICTMPNTKPAVDSAALVRSLRMRAQEVGVVKVEIIGAVTKNQEGKELAEMGDMIEAGAVAFSDDGHFDPSAKVMLNAFDYLHTFDKVIINHEEEPTLIEDGVMNEGHRSAMLGLKGRPTVAEDIAVARDIMLAEYAGSKVHIAHISSARAVDIVRQAKKRGVKVTAEATPQHLTMTEECVNLFDTSTKINPPLRAQKDCDAILEGLKDGTIDAIVTDHSPHAQEEKDREYIYAPSGFPGLETSLGVMLTDLYHEQKLDLPLIVSKMSYEPAQVFGLEAGKLSEGAQADITVIDPELEWTVDEKEFYTKGSHSPFVGRKLKGKAVLTMVKGKVVMQDGKVLD